From one Pedobacter faecalis genomic stretch:
- the nuoH gene encoding NADH-quinone oxidoreductase subunit NuoH translates to MELSFVIEKFILITIIFAISLLIAMYSTYAERKVAAFLQDRLGPDRAGPFGILQPLADGVKMFMKEEIIPSNANKWLFMVGPGLAMLTACIGTAVIPWGSTVVIGDRVVPLQVTDINVGILYIFGVVSLGVYGVMIGGWASNNKYSLLSAIRAASQNISYEIAMGLSIIALLLVTNTMSLKEIVEQQHEWRWNVLYQPMGFLIFMVCAFAETNRAPFDLPECETELIGGYHTEYSSMKLGFYLFAEYINMFVSSAVMAALYFGGYNYPGMDWVLAQTGPVIGPLIGTLVFFAKIFAFIFFFMWVRWTIPRFRYDQLMHLGWKALIPLAIANIVITGIVIAIIEKF, encoded by the coding sequence ATGGAACTATCCTTTGTCATTGAGAAATTTATCCTCATAACAATCATTTTTGCCATAAGCTTACTTATCGCAATGTATTCAACCTATGCCGAGAGAAAAGTAGCAGCGTTTTTGCAGGACAGGTTAGGTCCAGATAGAGCCGGGCCATTTGGTATACTTCAACCATTAGCAGATGGAGTGAAGATGTTTATGAAAGAAGAAATTATTCCTTCCAACGCAAACAAATGGTTGTTTATGGTGGGCCCCGGCCTCGCTATGCTTACAGCATGTATAGGAACGGCTGTAATACCTTGGGGCAGTACAGTTGTCATTGGGGACCGAGTCGTACCATTGCAGGTGACAGATATTAATGTTGGGATTTTGTACATTTTCGGAGTCGTTTCACTTGGAGTATACGGAGTAATGATAGGCGGATGGGCTTCTAATAATAAGTATTCGTTACTTAGCGCCATACGAGCCGCATCTCAGAATATTAGCTACGAGATTGCAATGGGTCTGTCCATTATCGCATTGCTGCTCGTTACGAATACCATGAGTCTTAAAGAAATTGTTGAGCAGCAACATGAATGGCGCTGGAATGTCCTTTATCAACCAATGGGCTTTCTGATTTTTATGGTTTGTGCTTTTGCTGAAACCAATCGCGCACCATTTGATCTCCCGGAATGCGAGACGGAACTAATCGGCGGATATCATACAGAATACTCCTCTATGAAACTTGGATTCTACCTGTTTGCTGAATACATCAATATGTTTGTTTCGTCTGCAGTCATGGCCGCGCTTTATTTTGGAGGTTACAACTATCCTGGGATGGATTGGGTCTTAGCACAAACAGGTCCGGTTATAGGTCCCTTGATCGGGACGCTGGTCTTCTTTGCAAAAATATTTGCCTTTATATTCTTCTTTATGTGGGTAAGATGGACGATCCCGCGTTTCCGGTATGACCAGTTAATGCATTTGGGTTGGAAGGCACTAATACCACTGGCTATTGCAAACATTGTCATTACCGGTATAGTCATAGCAATAATTGAAAAGTTTTAA
- a CDS encoding 2Fe-2S iron-sulfur cluster-binding protein — translation MSDKVKVTIDGISVEVAPGTTILNAARQIGGDIVPPAMCYYSKLEGSGGKCRTCIVKVSKGSEKDPRPMPKLVASCRTTVMDGMEVQNITSPEVLEARSGVVEILLINHPLDCPICDQAGECDLQNLGYEHGLQKTRYEFERRTFERIDIGDKIQLHMNRCILCYRCVFTADQITNKRVHGILNRGDHSEISTYIQTAVDNDFSGNVIDVCPVGALTDKTFRFRNRVWFTKPVDAHRDCPSCTGKVTLWYKGNDVLRVTARKDIYGEVEEFICNTCRFDKKSTSDWVIEHPTHISDASVIASNHYETLKPLPVIQENPKLQQSNKAELEKTTKF, via the coding sequence ATGAGTGATAAAGTTAAGGTAACCATAGACGGGATATCAGTAGAAGTAGCACCCGGAACAACAATTTTAAACGCTGCTCGTCAAATTGGGGGAGACATTGTCCCCCCAGCTATGTGCTACTATTCAAAACTGGAAGGGAGTGGCGGTAAATGTCGTACCTGCATCGTGAAAGTGAGCAAAGGATCAGAAAAAGATCCCAGACCAATGCCAAAGCTTGTGGCTTCGTGCCGTACTACAGTGATGGACGGCATGGAAGTACAGAATATCACCTCTCCAGAAGTACTTGAGGCACGTAGCGGAGTGGTCGAAATCCTCCTGATCAATCACCCGCTTGACTGCCCGATATGCGATCAAGCCGGCGAGTGCGATCTGCAAAATCTTGGTTATGAACACGGATTGCAAAAAACCCGCTATGAGTTTGAGCGGCGAACCTTTGAGCGGATAGACATAGGCGATAAGATACAACTGCATATGAACAGATGTATTCTTTGTTACCGATGCGTATTTACTGCTGATCAGATCACCAATAAGCGTGTTCATGGTATTTTAAACAGGGGAGACCATTCTGAAATCTCCACCTATATTCAAACCGCTGTAGACAATGATTTTTCGGGTAATGTTATCGATGTATGTCCGGTAGGTGCACTCACAGACAAAACCTTCAGATTTCGAAATCGTGTGTGGTTTACAAAGCCCGTGGATGCGCATCGTGACTGCCCCTCCTGTACTGGAAAAGTTACGCTGTGGTACAAAGGTAACGACGTCTTGCGTGTCACTGCCCGTAAAGACATTTATGGTGAAGTCGAAGAGTTTATATGCAACACGTGTCGCTTTGATAAGAAGAGCACTTCCGATTGGGTTATTGAGCATCCCACCCATATCAGTGATGCTTCGGTAATTGCATCCAATCATTACGAGACCTTGAAGCCGCTGCCTGTCATCCAGGAAAATCCTAAACTTCAGCAGTCGAATAAAGCAGAACTAGAAAAAACCACCAAATTCTGA
- a CDS encoding NuoI/complex I 23 kDa subunit family protein, producing MEPLTNKKKVLAQKPLTLAERMYLPAIAKGLSVTFSHLFKKEATIRYPEQEREFSVNFRGMHSLKRDEEGRERCTACGLCALSCPAEAITMVAAERKPEEKNLYREEKYAAVYEINMLRCIFCGLCEEACPKEAIYLDGPIVPADYLRKDFIYGKDKLVEQPLNKK from the coding sequence ATGGAGCCATTAACCAATAAAAAGAAAGTTCTCGCACAAAAGCCGCTTACGTTAGCAGAGCGGATGTATCTCCCTGCTATCGCTAAAGGTCTTTCAGTAACATTTAGTCATCTTTTTAAAAAAGAGGCTACCATTCGGTATCCAGAACAAGAGCGTGAATTTTCCGTCAATTTCAGGGGTATGCATTCTCTTAAGCGAGATGAAGAAGGAAGAGAGCGCTGCACCGCCTGCGGCCTTTGTGCGCTTTCTTGTCCGGCAGAAGCCATCACAATGGTAGCTGCGGAGCGCAAGCCTGAAGAGAAGAATCTTTACCGGGAAGAGAAATATGCAGCCGTTTATGAGATCAATATGCTTCGATGTATCTTTTGTGGCCTGTGTGAAGAAGCCTGTCCAAAAGAGGCAATTTATCTGGATGGTCCTATTGTGCCAGCGGATTATTTGCGAAAGGATTTCATCTATGGAAAAGATAAGTTGGTGGAACAACCCTTAAATAAGAAATAA
- the nuoF gene encoding NADH-quinone oxidoreductase subunit NuoF — protein sequence MARKLLLEHINVPGINTFDVYRQKGGYRAVEKALKTLTPDEVVEEVKKSGLRGRGGAGFPTGMKWSFLAKPEGVPRYLVCNADESEPGTFKDRYLMTHIPHALIEGMIVSSFALGANTSYIYVRGEMMPQIRILERAIAEAKDAGFLGQNILGSGFNLELYVQPGGGAYICGEETALLESLEGKRGNPRIKPPFPAIAGLYGCPTVVNNVESIAATVPIINDGGEEYAKIGIGRSTGTKLISASGNLVRPGVYEIELGLPVEEFIYSDEYCGGIANGKRLKATVAGGSSVPILPANLTLKLANGEPRLMSYESLAEGGFATGTMLGSGGFIAFDEDQCIVRNTWNFSRFYHHESCGQCSPCREGTGWMEKVLHRLEYGHGKMSDIDLLVDVSKKIEGNTICPLGDAAAWPVASAIRHFRDEFEWHVKEPIKCLEGNYGLANYAEPIAKVELSTGG from the coding sequence ATGGCCCGGAAACTACTTTTAGAACATATAAACGTGCCCGGTATAAACACTTTTGATGTTTATCGTCAAAAGGGTGGTTATCGTGCGGTGGAGAAGGCTTTAAAAACGCTCACACCAGATGAGGTTGTAGAAGAGGTGAAAAAATCGGGGCTGCGAGGCCGTGGTGGTGCCGGGTTTCCTACTGGAATGAAATGGAGTTTTTTAGCCAAGCCAGAAGGTGTCCCGCGTTACTTGGTTTGCAACGCAGACGAATCAGAACCGGGGACGTTTAAAGACAGATATCTTATGACTCATATTCCTCATGCCTTAATTGAGGGAATGATAGTATCAAGTTTCGCCCTGGGTGCAAACACTTCATATATTTATGTTCGTGGTGAAATGATGCCCCAGATTAGAATATTGGAAAGAGCAATCGCAGAAGCAAAAGACGCGGGCTTTTTAGGCCAGAATATTCTGGGTTCAGGATTTAACTTGGAGTTATATGTTCAGCCAGGAGGTGGAGCGTACATATGCGGAGAGGAGACAGCCCTTCTTGAGTCATTGGAAGGCAAACGTGGAAATCCTCGGATTAAGCCGCCCTTTCCCGCTATTGCCGGGCTTTACGGATGTCCCACAGTGGTTAACAATGTTGAATCTATCGCTGCTACTGTTCCGATCATTAATGACGGTGGAGAGGAGTATGCCAAGATTGGGATTGGACGGAGTACCGGCACCAAACTTATTTCGGCATCAGGGAATCTCGTACGCCCGGGGGTTTATGAGATCGAGCTTGGTTTACCGGTCGAGGAATTTATTTATTCCGATGAATACTGTGGTGGTATTGCTAACGGGAAAAGATTGAAGGCTACAGTGGCTGGTGGGTCTTCAGTACCTATTCTTCCTGCCAATCTAACTTTGAAGCTTGCGAATGGTGAGCCAAGGCTTATGAGCTATGAGTCGCTTGCTGAGGGTGGATTCGCCACAGGAACTATGTTGGGTTCCGGAGGTTTTATTGCGTTCGACGAAGATCAATGTATTGTACGAAATACATGGAATTTTTCAAGGTTTTATCATCACGAAAGTTGCGGGCAATGTTCTCCATGCCGGGAGGGCACCGGTTGGATGGAAAAGGTATTGCACAGGCTTGAATATGGGCATGGAAAGATGAGTGACATAGACTTATTAGTAGATGTTTCAAAAAAGATAGAAGGTAATACGATATGCCCGCTTGGAGACGCAGCAGCTTGGCCTGTTGCTAGTGCGATCAGGCATTTCCGAGATGAATTCGAATGGCACGTAAAGGAACCAATTAAGTGCTTGGAAGGCAACTATGGTTTAGCAAATTATGCCGAGCCTATTGCTAAAGTAGAACTTAGTACAGGAGGGTAA
- a CDS encoding NADH-quinone oxidoreductase subunit NuoE family protein: protein MLRIDEQHPVEFSSALLSKFDEILSRYPEGRQKSALLPMLHEVQAELGWLSVSAMDKVASRLSIQPIEVYEVASFYTMYFLKPQGKYMLEVCRTGPCCLVGAEKIMNHLEQELGVKEGEVTSDGMFSWRGVECLAACGYGPVLQIGPEYTFYENLDEQKVNELLEDLRKR, encoded by the coding sequence ATGCTTAGAATAGACGAACAACACCCTGTAGAGTTTTCATCTGCTTTGCTCTCAAAGTTCGATGAAATTTTAAGTCGTTACCCTGAAGGCAGGCAAAAGTCAGCCTTATTGCCTATGCTTCATGAAGTACAGGCAGAACTTGGTTGGTTAAGTGTAAGCGCAATGGATAAAGTGGCAAGCCGATTATCGATCCAGCCCATTGAGGTCTATGAAGTGGCATCTTTTTATACGATGTATTTCCTTAAACCCCAGGGCAAATATATGTTAGAAGTTTGCCGAACAGGTCCATGTTGTCTTGTTGGTGCGGAGAAAATTATGAATCATCTTGAGCAGGAGCTCGGTGTTAAAGAAGGTGAGGTTACCTCTGATGGGATGTTCAGCTGGCGCGGAGTGGAATGCCTTGCTGCCTGTGGCTATGGACCGGTATTGCAAATCGGTCCTGAATATACATTTTATGAAAACCTTGATGAACAAAAGGTAAACGAATTGTTAGAAGACTTACGCAAAAGATAA
- a CDS encoding tetratricopeptide repeat protein, producing the protein MKMKKKAITLSVGLLVMGSASFAQSLDDAKKAIDAEQYQKATTMLKALVGSQGKKGENYYYLGDVYLQRDYIDSARAAFTQGIAADPKNPLNYIGMGHADLASNNGASAKTNFDKAVEVASKKDYTPYLYIGKAYLDIDKPDFEAALPNLQKADELDDKDKDPETFVALGDFYALQRKNSEALQAYMRALSINPALYRSTVQIGRMYKESRAFSDAELELKNVIQADPNYGPAYREIAELYMQWANQEPQNFQTRAAEALTNYKKYLDLTDESFESKLRYAQFLFYARDFKTLADVSNELASVNQNDPKSLIVLRMRGYSAYENKDYANSLQYMNDFFAKVKDTSRIISDDYLYLGQSQLQNQQDSLGVKNIVKAVQMDSTKVTALADIAKSFYDAKNYEKAISTYDLVNTLNPNGQGSLYNYFYHALASYFHYAAGYRANTNPSKDILVKADSSLSKLAKLSPSTYDAYLWRGRVNNLLDSDTDPQGLKLPYYQQYVDSLEAHPDKQTDAAKRQMVEAYNQIAGFASYKNDKEKAKLFWDKTLAIDPQNATAAEGLKSLTAPAPKAPAKRK; encoded by the coding sequence ATGAAAATGAAAAAGAAAGCGATAACCTTAAGTGTGGGTTTATTAGTGATGGGTTCTGCCTCTTTTGCGCAAAGTTTAGATGACGCTAAAAAGGCGATAGATGCCGAACAGTACCAAAAGGCGACAACTATGTTGAAAGCATTGGTAGGATCACAAGGAAAGAAAGGTGAGAATTATTATTATTTAGGTGACGTTTACCTGCAGAGAGATTATATCGATTCTGCAAGGGCCGCGTTTACACAAGGAATTGCAGCTGATCCAAAAAATCCTCTGAACTATATTGGAATGGGGCATGCTGACTTAGCATCCAACAATGGGGCATCTGCAAAAACCAATTTTGATAAGGCAGTCGAAGTAGCTTCGAAGAAGGACTATACACCTTATCTTTACATAGGCAAAGCGTATTTAGATATTGACAAACCGGACTTTGAGGCTGCATTGCCCAATTTACAAAAGGCAGATGAGTTGGATGATAAGGATAAAGATCCTGAGACTTTCGTTGCGCTAGGCGATTTCTATGCTTTGCAAAGGAAGAATTCGGAAGCATTGCAGGCTTATATGCGTGCACTGAGTATCAACCCCGCTTTGTATAGATCAACCGTTCAAATCGGCAGGATGTATAAGGAGTCCCGCGCATTTTCTGATGCGGAGCTTGAGTTGAAAAACGTAATTCAGGCAGATCCTAACTATGGCCCGGCATATCGGGAGATCGCGGAGCTGTATATGCAATGGGCTAACCAGGAACCCCAGAATTTTCAGACGAGGGCAGCAGAGGCTCTAACCAATTATAAGAAATATCTTGATTTAACTGATGAATCATTTGAATCTAAATTGCGTTATGCTCAGTTTCTCTTCTATGCCAGGGATTTCAAAACCTTGGCAGATGTGTCCAATGAGTTAGCCAGCGTTAACCAGAACGACCCGAAAAGTCTTATCGTACTTAGAATGAGAGGCTATTCTGCCTACGAGAACAAAGACTATGCAAACAGTCTGCAGTATATGAATGATTTCTTTGCTAAAGTGAAAGATACATCCAGGATCATTTCTGACGACTATTTGTATTTGGGTCAATCTCAGTTGCAAAATCAGCAGGACAGTCTCGGAGTAAAAAACATCGTGAAGGCTGTACAAATGGACTCGACTAAGGTAACCGCACTGGCCGATATAGCAAAGTCTTTCTATGATGCTAAAAATTATGAGAAGGCTATTTCGACTTACGATCTAGTTAATACATTAAATCCAAATGGTCAGGGATCTCTTTACAATTATTTCTATCATGCGCTTGCGTCATATTTTCATTACGCTGCAGGATACAGAGCCAATACTAACCCATCTAAGGATATACTGGTCAAGGCCGATTCGTCGCTTTCAAAATTAGCGAAACTGTCGCCTTCAACCTATGATGCGTATCTATGGAGAGGTAGGGTTAACAATCTTCTGGATAGCGATACTGATCCTCAAGGCCTGAAATTACCATATTATCAGCAATATGTTGATTCTTTGGAAGCGCATCCTGACAAGCAGACTGATGCTGCTAAGAGACAAATGGTAGAAGCCTATAACCAAATTGCTGGGTTTGCATCTTATAAAAACGATAAGGAGAAAGCGAAGCTGTTTTGGGATAAAACATTAGCAATCGATCCGCAAAATGCGACAGCGGCTGAAGGATTAAAGTCCTTGACTGCGCCTGCTCCAAAAGCGCCGGCTAAGCGTAAATAA
- a CDS encoding NADH-quinone oxidoreductase subunit B, which produces MSDINIVGAPPGIEGSGFFATSLDKVIGLARSHSLWPLPFATSCCGIEFMATMGSHYDFGRFGSERLSFSPRQADLLMVMGTIAKKMAPVLKQVYLQMAEPRWVMAVGACASSGGIFDTYSVLQGIDEIIPVDVYVPGCPPRPEAILDGFGKIQDLVKNESLRRRNSGQYKEMLASYGIE; this is translated from the coding sequence ATGAGTGATATTAATATCGTAGGAGCGCCTCCTGGGATCGAAGGGTCTGGTTTTTTTGCTACGTCTTTGGATAAGGTGATTGGTCTTGCCAGATCTCATTCTTTATGGCCTCTGCCATTTGCTACGTCTTGTTGCGGAATAGAGTTTATGGCGACTATGGGATCTCATTATGATTTTGGTCGTTTCGGGTCAGAGCGGTTGAGTTTTTCGCCGCGTCAGGCTGACTTGCTTATGGTCATGGGCACAATAGCAAAGAAAATGGCTCCGGTATTAAAGCAGGTCTATCTGCAAATGGCAGAGCCGCGCTGGGTAATGGCTGTTGGTGCTTGTGCCTCAAGTGGTGGTATATTCGATACCTACTCCGTCCTGCAAGGCATAGACGAGATCATACCCGTTGATGTTTATGTCCCTGGATGCCCCCCGAGGCCTGAGGCAATTCTAGACGGCTTTGGAAAAATACAGGATTTGGTTAAAAATGAATCACTTAGGCGGAGGAATTCGGGTCAATATAAGGAAATGTTAGCATCATACGGTATAGAATAA
- a CDS encoding NADH-quinone oxidoreductase subunit J family protein — protein MGASVFYFVATLSVVFSLMVISSRNPVHSVLYLILTFFTLTVHYILLNAQFLAVVNFIVYMGAIMVLFLFVLMLLNLNKDNEPLKSTLVKVTGTIAGCCLVVTLIGSMKATTVSNPVLLKDPGLGLLKNLGQQLFGPFMLPFELSSILLLSAMVGSVLLTKKEKV, from the coding sequence ATGGGCGCATCTGTATTTTATTTCGTAGCTACTCTTAGTGTTGTGTTTTCGCTGATGGTTATATCTTCCAGAAATCCGGTGCATAGTGTTCTCTATCTTATACTCACCTTCTTTACCCTTACGGTGCATTACATTTTGTTGAACGCACAATTTCTTGCAGTGGTCAACTTCATTGTATATATGGGTGCCATTATGGTGCTATTTCTCTTCGTGTTGATGTTGCTCAACCTGAACAAAGACAATGAGCCACTAAAATCCACACTGGTTAAAGTGACTGGCACTATTGCTGGCTGCTGCCTGGTAGTTACTCTTATAGGTTCCATGAAAGCCACTACCGTATCAAATCCAGTTTTATTAAAAGATCCGGGATTGGGCTTATTAAAAAACCTTGGCCAACAACTATTCGGGCCGTTTATGTTACCTTTTGAATTATCATCTATCTTATTGCTTTCAGCAATGGTAGGTTCAGTATTGTTAACAAAGAAAGAAAAAGTATAG
- a CDS encoding NADH-quinone oxidoreductase subunit D, translated as MNNQPVYTDNDPQNELVTLNLGPTHPATHGVFQNVIQLDGERIVSGVSTIGYIHRAFEKIAEHRPFYQITPLTDRLNYCSSPINNMGWHMTVEKLLNIKTPKRVDYLRIIIMELARISDHIICNTIIAQDTGATTTFLYLFQFREHIYEIYEEICGARLTTNIGRIGGFERDFNEIAFAKINKFLKEFPEALREFEGLLNRNRIFIDRTAKVAAVTQEQALDYSWTGPLLRATGVDYDLRVSEPYSSYDEFDFEVPVGTSGDIYDRYLVRNEEMWQSVKLIQQAMEKIKREPAGIFHADVPEFYLPAKEEVYNNMEALIYHFKIVMGEIDAPKAEVYHAVEGGNGEVGFYLINDGGRTPYRLHFRRPSFINYQMFAPMSKGMLLSDAIINMSSMNIIAGELDA; from the coding sequence ATGAATAATCAACCAGTATATACAGACAACGACCCGCAAAATGAGCTGGTAACACTGAATCTCGGCCCAACGCATCCGGCTACACATGGTGTATTTCAGAATGTTATTCAACTCGACGGCGAGCGTATCGTCAGCGGGGTATCGACAATTGGCTATATACATCGCGCATTTGAAAAGATAGCAGAGCACCGGCCGTTTTATCAAATCACACCCCTTACAGATAGGTTAAATTATTGTTCGTCGCCGATCAATAACATGGGTTGGCACATGACCGTAGAAAAGTTACTCAACATCAAAACCCCAAAGCGAGTTGATTATCTGCGGATCATAATTATGGAGTTAGCCCGGATTTCCGATCATATCATTTGTAATACAATCATAGCACAAGATACCGGCGCTACAACCACCTTCCTATATTTGTTTCAATTCAGAGAGCATATCTATGAGATATACGAAGAAATTTGCGGTGCGCGTCTAACAACCAATATCGGCCGTATCGGCGGGTTTGAACGTGATTTCAACGAGATAGCCTTTGCAAAGATCAATAAGTTTCTCAAAGAATTTCCTGAAGCGCTTCGTGAATTTGAAGGCCTTTTAAATCGGAATCGAATTTTTATTGATCGTACAGCAAAAGTTGCCGCGGTCACACAGGAGCAAGCGCTCGATTACAGTTGGACCGGGCCATTATTGCGTGCAACCGGTGTTGATTATGATCTGCGTGTGAGTGAGCCTTACTCGTCCTACGACGAGTTCGATTTTGAAGTGCCTGTAGGTACCTCGGGAGACATTTATGACCGTTATCTGGTACGTAATGAGGAAATGTGGCAGAGTGTTAAACTTATTCAACAAGCTATGGAAAAAATTAAGCGTGAGCCCGCGGGAATTTTTCATGCTGACGTTCCAGAGTTTTATCTTCCAGCAAAGGAAGAAGTTTATAATAATATGGAGGCTTTGATTTATCATTTCAAGATCGTTATGGGTGAAATTGACGCCCCTAAAGCCGAAGTTTATCACGCTGTAGAAGGTGGAAATGGTGAGGTAGGCTTCTATCTAATCAACGACGGGGGGAGAACACCCTATCGCTTGCATTTCAGACGACCTAGTTTTATAAATTATCAAATGTTTGCACCTATGAGCAAAGGAATGCTTTTGTCTGACGCGATAATCAACATGAGTAGTATGAATATTATTGCTGGAGAATTAGATGCTTAG
- a CDS encoding NADH-quinone oxidoreductase subunit A, with protein sequence MGTQSTPVDFLPIIFQVVVALGFVVVTLVATHLLGPKRKTTDKLSTFEAGVKVVGNARQPFSIKYFLVAILFVLFDVEVIFMYPWAVNFRALGMSGLIEMFIFMGTLLLGFVYVLKKKVLDWN encoded by the coding sequence ATGGGAACACAAAGTACACCTGTCGACTTCCTTCCAATCATATTTCAAGTCGTTGTGGCCTTAGGCTTCGTCGTTGTAACTCTGGTCGCCACGCACTTGCTTGGACCCAAGCGTAAAACCACGGACAAACTGTCGACTTTTGAAGCCGGCGTGAAGGTGGTAGGTAATGCACGCCAGCCGTTTTCTATTAAGTATTTTCTAGTGGCCATTTTATTCGTGCTATTTGATGTCGAGGTAATATTTATGTATCCCTGGGCTGTCAACTTCAGGGCACTTGGGATGAGTGGATTAATTGAGATGTTCATCTTCATGGGTACGCTTCTGCTTGGCTTCGTATATGTTCTAAAAAAGAAGGTTTTAGACTGGAATTAA
- a CDS encoding substrate-binding domain-containing protein yields MRYLNIILAAIVFVSCTNAEKSGSNEQTRTSGTVKILVDESFSSIIADQIEVFTSDYKDAHFIVRSENEQKIIPAFLNDTARVLILSRMLRTDEEAVYKKKGVVPKVSRFAIDGIALITQSGDVDSNITVEEVIRIFKGASNSGKNLVFDNAYSSTLRYFKELSGVNDIPKEGVYTLKDNNDVIKYIADNKNYIGVVGVNWLIGNNPEMSDFIAKVKMMGVKNMQGKVGDDAFYKPIQTNLISGVYPFLRNVYVIDAEGKNGLGAGFANWLVSQRGQLIVLRAGLGPHKMVPREFNLKNTN; encoded by the coding sequence ATGAGATATCTTAATATTATACTGGCAGCTATTGTATTTGTTTCGTGCACCAACGCGGAAAAGTCTGGTTCTAATGAACAGACGAGAACATCCGGCACTGTTAAAATCCTTGTCGACGAGTCATTTTCTTCAATCATTGCGGATCAGATCGAAGTCTTTACAAGCGATTATAAAGACGCTCATTTTATTGTTAGGTCCGAGAATGAGCAAAAGATTATTCCGGCTTTTTTGAACGATACTGCACGGGTGCTTATTCTGTCTCGGATGTTGCGAACTGACGAAGAGGCGGTTTACAAGAAAAAGGGCGTAGTTCCGAAAGTGTCCAGATTTGCCATTGATGGCATCGCTTTAATCACCCAGTCGGGTGATGTTGATAGTAATATTACTGTTGAGGAAGTCATTAGGATATTTAAAGGGGCCTCGAATTCGGGAAAAAATCTGGTATTCGATAATGCTTATTCCAGTACTCTCAGATATTTCAAAGAGCTTTCTGGCGTAAATGATATTCCAAAAGAGGGTGTATATACTTTAAAGGACAACAATGACGTTATTAAATATATTGCAGATAACAAGAACTACATAGGGGTGGTTGGTGTGAACTGGCTTATTGGCAATAATCCAGAAATGTCTGATTTCATTGCGAAGGTGAAGATGATGGGTGTAAAGAACATGCAAGGGAAAGTCGGCGATGATGCTTTTTATAAGCCGATACAAACGAATTTGATTAGTGGGGTTTACCCTTTTCTTCGTAACGTCTATGTGATAGACGCGGAAGGAAAAAACGGGCTTGGCGCTGGATTCGCAAATTGGCTTGTGAGTCAGCGTGGTCAGCTTATTGTGTTGAGGGCTGGCTTGGGACCACATAAAATGGTTCCCCGAGAATTTAACTTGAAGAATACAAACTAA
- a CDS encoding NADH-quinone oxidoreductase subunit C codes for MTEITNHEIVELLAGRFKDEVSGFSEPYGLLTFETSPENIISVLSFLKQNSLVDFSFLTDITAVHYPEKSKALVVVYHLCSMKKRMRVRVKVALDAACPEIPSATVLWNGANWMERETYDLFGVVFTGHPDLRRILNMDDLGVHPMLKQYPLEDPNRVDKKDEYFGR; via the coding sequence ATGACAGAGATTACGAATCACGAAATCGTAGAGTTACTTGCTGGCAGATTTAAAGACGAAGTTTCCGGATTTTCTGAGCCTTACGGACTTTTGACATTTGAAACATCCCCAGAAAATATCATTAGTGTGCTTAGCTTTTTGAAGCAGAATTCTTTAGTAGATTTCTCGTTCCTTACAGACATAACGGCGGTGCATTATCCGGAAAAATCCAAAGCACTTGTCGTCGTGTATCATTTATGCAGCATGAAGAAGCGTATGCGAGTTAGGGTTAAAGTTGCTCTTGATGCAGCATGCCCGGAGATTCCATCTGCTACTGTATTATGGAATGGAGCAAATTGGATGGAGCGTGAGACTTACGATTTGTTCGGCGTCGTATTCACTGGTCATCCTGATTTGAGAAGAATTTTAAATATGGACGATCTTGGTGTCCACCCGATGTTGAAACAATACCCTTTGGAGGATCCTAACAGAGTTGATAAAAAGGACGAATATTTCGGAAGATAG